In one window of Frigoriglobus tundricola DNA:
- a CDS encoding pyruvate carboxylase, translating into MPDQRLRPFQKLLVANRSEIAIRVFRSAHELGIRTVAIYSHEDRFALHRFKADEAYRVGKPGEPIRAYLDIPGIVQLAKDIGVDAIHPGYGFLSENAAFARACAGAGITFVGPRPEVLEQLGDKVSARAIAQKAKVPVLSGGDTPIASIEEAQALAAQLGYPVIVKASMGGGGRGMRAVHTPDKLQEAVESAQREAGAAFGIADVFLEKFVVRAKHIEVQLIGDKHGGLVHLFERDCSIQRRHQKVVELAPAPNLPADVRRGILDAALAVGRACGIDNASTVEFLYDTDAKKFYFIEVNPRIQVEHTVTEQVTGFDVVRSQILIASGLPLNHERVGLEQSAISTRGYAIQCRVTTEDPANGFVPDYGRLSAYRSSGGPGVRLDAGTAFGGAVITPFYDSLLVKVTVNGLAFEDCATRMERCLQEFRVRGVKTNIPFLLNLLNHPQFLAGDVTTRFLDETPDLFRFTARRDRASKVLAYLAEVIVNGHPEIKGKAPERVAATPVALPPTHGADVPRSGNVPKGTRDRFKELGAAKFAAWTREQTRLLVTDTTMRDAHQSLFATRMRTFDMLAIADRYAGAHADLFSLEMWGGATFDTAMRFLKESPWDRLAKLRARVPNILFQMLVRAASAVGYTNYPDNVVYEFIRLSAEAGMDLFRIFDANNWLPNIKLGVDAVLKTDAICEAAICYTGDILDPKRDKYTLTYFVNLAKELEKLGTHFLAIKDMAGLLKPYAAKRLVKALREAVGVPIHFHTHDSAGGQIASYMMAAEEGVSVVDCAFAPMAGVTSQPSLNALVETARFTPRDTGLNFDALQETANYWDGVRKLYAPFETGQLASSAEVYLHEMPGGQYANLYQQAQSLGVGDRWPEVGRMYAAVNRMFGDIVKVTPTSKVVGDMTLFMLANNLTPEMVLDPAREVAFPESVIEFFEGKLGQPPGGFPPVLQARILRGRKPLTDRPGATLPPADFAHARKDLEGKLRRPPTDQDVISYLLYPKVFAEYAEHQAKYSDLSVLPTPAFFFGMAKGEEVSIEIEPGKTLIIKFLTVGEAQPDGRRTVYFELNGQPREVAVADKSLTAGAVKAKPKAETGNAKHVAAPMPGAVVAVAVAVGDEIAAGQKLVTLEAMKMETTLYADRAGKVAEVLVRPGIPVEGGDLVLRFE; encoded by the coding sequence ATGCCGGATCAACGGTTACGGCCCTTCCAGAAGCTCCTCGTCGCCAACCGGAGCGAGATCGCCATCCGGGTGTTCCGGTCCGCTCACGAACTCGGCATCCGCACCGTTGCCATCTACTCGCACGAGGACCGGTTCGCGCTGCACCGCTTCAAAGCGGACGAGGCGTACCGCGTCGGTAAACCCGGCGAACCCATCAGGGCGTACCTCGACATCCCGGGAATCGTTCAGCTCGCGAAAGACATCGGCGTCGATGCCATCCACCCCGGGTACGGGTTCCTGTCCGAAAATGCCGCGTTCGCCCGCGCGTGCGCCGGAGCGGGGATCACGTTCGTCGGCCCGCGCCCCGAGGTGCTGGAGCAGCTCGGCGACAAGGTGTCCGCGCGCGCGATCGCGCAGAAGGCGAAGGTGCCGGTGCTGTCCGGCGGCGACACCCCCATCGCTTCCATTGAAGAGGCCCAGGCGCTCGCGGCCCAACTCGGCTACCCCGTGATCGTCAAAGCCTCGATGGGCGGCGGCGGGCGCGGGATGCGCGCCGTTCACACCCCGGACAAGCTCCAGGAGGCGGTCGAATCGGCCCAGCGCGAGGCCGGCGCGGCGTTCGGGATCGCGGACGTGTTCCTCGAAAAGTTCGTCGTCCGGGCGAAGCACATCGAGGTGCAGCTCATCGGCGACAAGCACGGCGGGCTGGTTCACCTGTTCGAGCGCGACTGCTCCATCCAGCGGCGGCACCAGAAGGTGGTGGAACTGGCCCCCGCGCCGAACCTGCCGGCCGACGTGCGCCGGGGCATTCTGGATGCCGCCCTCGCGGTCGGCCGCGCCTGCGGCATCGACAACGCCAGCACGGTCGAGTTCCTGTACGACACCGACGCCAAGAAGTTCTACTTCATTGAAGTCAACCCGCGCATCCAGGTCGAACACACCGTCACGGAGCAGGTGACGGGGTTCGACGTGGTGCGGTCGCAAATCCTCATCGCCTCCGGGCTGCCGCTGAACCACGAGCGCGTGGGCCTGGAGCAGAGCGCGATCAGCACCCGCGGCTACGCGATCCAGTGCCGCGTGACGACCGAAGACCCGGCCAACGGGTTCGTGCCCGACTACGGCCGGCTGAGTGCCTACCGGTCCAGCGGCGGGCCGGGCGTCCGACTTGACGCCGGGACGGCGTTCGGCGGCGCGGTCATCACCCCCTTCTACGACTCGCTGCTCGTGAAGGTGACCGTCAACGGGCTGGCGTTCGAGGACTGTGCGACGCGGATGGAGCGGTGCCTGCAAGAGTTCCGCGTGCGCGGGGTGAAGACGAACATCCCGTTCCTCCTGAACCTCCTCAACCACCCGCAGTTCCTCGCCGGCGACGTGACCACGCGGTTCCTCGACGAGACCCCGGACCTGTTCCGCTTCACCGCCCGGCGCGACCGCGCGTCCAAGGTGCTCGCGTACCTGGCCGAGGTCATCGTCAACGGGCACCCGGAGATCAAGGGCAAGGCGCCGGAGCGGGTCGCGGCGACCCCCGTCGCCCTCCCGCCGACGCACGGGGCCGACGTCCCGCGCTCCGGAAACGTGCCCAAGGGCACGCGGGACCGGTTCAAGGAACTGGGCGCGGCGAAGTTCGCGGCGTGGACCCGCGAGCAGACGCGCCTGCTCGTCACCGACACAACGATGCGGGACGCGCACCAGTCGCTGTTCGCGACCCGGATGCGCACCTTCGACATGCTCGCCATCGCGGACCGCTACGCGGGCGCCCACGCCGATCTGTTCTCGCTGGAAATGTGGGGCGGGGCGACGTTCGACACCGCCATGCGGTTCCTGAAGGAGTCGCCGTGGGACCGGCTCGCGAAGCTCCGCGCGCGCGTGCCGAACATCCTGTTCCAAATGCTCGTCAGGGCCGCGAGCGCCGTCGGCTACACGAACTATCCCGATAATGTGGTGTACGAGTTCATCCGGCTGTCCGCGGAAGCCGGCATGGACCTCTTCCGCATCTTCGACGCGAACAACTGGCTGCCGAACATCAAGCTCGGGGTCGATGCGGTGCTGAAGACGGACGCGATCTGTGAGGCCGCGATTTGCTACACGGGCGACATCCTCGACCCGAAGCGCGACAAGTACACGCTCACCTACTTCGTGAACCTCGCGAAAGAACTGGAGAAACTCGGCACGCACTTCCTGGCCATCAAGGACATGGCGGGTTTGCTCAAGCCGTATGCCGCGAAGCGGCTGGTGAAGGCGCTCCGCGAGGCGGTCGGGGTGCCGATCCACTTCCACACGCACGACAGCGCCGGCGGGCAGATCGCGTCGTACATGATGGCCGCGGAGGAGGGCGTAAGCGTCGTCGATTGCGCGTTCGCGCCGATGGCCGGCGTCACCTCGCAGCCGAGCCTGAACGCGCTGGTGGAGACCGCCCGGTTCACGCCGCGCGACACCGGCCTGAACTTCGACGCGCTCCAGGAAACGGCGAACTACTGGGACGGCGTGCGGAAGCTGTACGCGCCGTTCGAGACGGGGCAGCTCGCCAGCTCCGCCGAGGTGTACCTGCACGAGATGCCCGGCGGCCAGTACGCGAACCTGTACCAGCAGGCGCAGTCGCTGGGCGTGGGCGACCGGTGGCCCGAGGTGGGCCGCATGTACGCGGCCGTGAACCGCATGTTCGGCGACATCGTGAAGGTGACGCCGACTTCCAAGGTGGTCGGCGACATGACGCTGTTCATGCTCGCGAACAACCTGACGCCCGAAATGGTCCTCGATCCCGCCCGGGAGGTCGCGTTCCCCGAATCGGTCATCGAGTTCTTCGAGGGGAAACTCGGGCAACCGCCCGGCGGCTTCCCGCCGGTCCTCCAGGCGCGCATTCTCCGCGGTCGGAAGCCGCTCACGGATCGCCCCGGCGCGACGCTCCCGCCGGCCGATTTCGCGCACGCGCGGAAAGATCTGGAGGGCAAGCTGCGCCGGCCGCCGACCGACCAGGACGTGATTTCGTACCTGCTCTACCCGAAGGTGTTCGCGGAGTACGCGGAACACCAGGCGAAGTATTCGGATCTGAGCGTGTTGCCGACGCCGGCCTTCTTTTTCGGTATGGCGAAGGGCGAGGAGGTGAGCATCGAGATCGAGCCGGGGAAGACGCTCATCATCAAGTTCCTCACGGTCGGTGAGGCCCAGCCGGACGGCCGCCGGACCGTCTACTTCGAGCTGAACGGTCAGCCCCGCGAGGTGGCGGTGGCGGACAAGTCGCTCACCGCCGGTGCGGTCAAAGCGAAGCCGAAGGCCGAAACGGGTAATGCGAAGCACGTGGCGGCCCCGATGCCCGGTGCGGTGGTCGCGGTCGCGGTGGCGGTGGGCGACGAGATCGCCGCCGGACAAAAACTGGTGACGCTCGAAGCCATGAAGATGGAAACGACGCTCTACGCCGACCGGGCGGGCAAGGTGGCCGAGGTTCTCGTCCGGCCAGGTATACCGGTCGAAGGCGGCGACCTGGTGCTCCGGTTCGAGTAA
- a CDS encoding NHL domain-containing protein, producing MFPVMLLLTSLGADPAPVITSPVGTGEKGFAGDGGPAAKAKLDQPFDVAFDKAGNLYVSDTFNHRIRKVDAKTGCISTVAGNGKKGFAGNGGKATEASLNEPYGIALDEEGALYIVDRLNSCVRKVDAKTAVITTVAGTGGKSGFGGDGGPSEKALLVEPNGICLDGKGKLYIADVAGHRVRVVDLKTGTIRTAAGTGKGATTGDGGPVKDAELNGPRAVAVGPDGRLYVVERNGHSIRTIDFASGKIDRFAGTGKKGYSGDGGTALDATFDGPKELDIDPAGNVFVVDTENEVIRRIDVKTHVVTTVAGKGRTKTPGLGDSGPATDATLGRPHGVAVGPDGALYIGDTNSHRVRRVK from the coding sequence ATGTTTCCCGTCATGCTGCTGCTCACTTCGCTCGGCGCAGACCCCGCGCCCGTCATCACATCGCCTGTCGGCACCGGAGAGAAGGGCTTTGCCGGCGACGGCGGGCCGGCCGCGAAGGCGAAGCTCGATCAGCCGTTCGATGTCGCCTTCGATAAGGCGGGCAATCTGTACGTTTCCGACACCTTCAACCACCGCATCCGCAAAGTGGATGCGAAGACGGGGTGCATCTCCACCGTCGCCGGGAACGGGAAAAAGGGGTTCGCTGGTAATGGAGGGAAGGCGACCGAAGCGAGCCTGAACGAACCCTACGGGATCGCGCTCGATGAAGAAGGCGCCCTTTACATTGTAGACCGACTGAACTCGTGCGTGCGCAAGGTGGACGCCAAAACCGCCGTTATCACGACGGTCGCGGGTACGGGCGGAAAGTCCGGCTTCGGCGGCGACGGCGGTCCTTCCGAGAAGGCACTTCTGGTCGAACCGAACGGCATCTGCCTCGACGGCAAGGGGAAGCTCTACATCGCCGACGTGGCCGGGCACCGCGTCCGGGTGGTCGATCTGAAGACCGGCACGATCCGCACGGCCGCGGGCACCGGGAAAGGCGCAACAACAGGCGACGGCGGTCCGGTTAAGGACGCCGAACTGAACGGCCCGCGCGCGGTCGCGGTGGGTCCGGACGGCCGCTTGTACGTTGTCGAGCGAAACGGGCACAGCATTCGAACCATCGACTTCGCCTCCGGGAAAATCGATCGGTTCGCGGGCACCGGTAAGAAGGGCTACTCCGGCGACGGCGGGACGGCGCTCGACGCCACGTTCGACGGCCCGAAGGAACTCGACATCGACCCGGCCGGCAACGTGTTCGTTGTGGACACCGAAAACGAAGTGATCCGCCGGATCGACGTGAAGACACACGTCGTGACGACGGTGGCGGGGAAGGGCCGGACGAAGACACCCGGTCTCGGCGACAGCGGTCCCGCCACCGACGCGACGCTCGGGCGCCCGCACGGCGTCGCGGTGGGGCCGGACGGCGCGCTGTACATCGGCGATACCAACAGCCACCGCGTCCGGCGGGTGAAGTGA
- a CDS encoding alpha/beta fold hydrolase, translating to MFRSASIMAVLGLSALPALAADPPKVRYKTVKVGELDVFYREAGPKDAPAVLLLHGFPTSSHMFRNLIPALADKYHVIAPDYPGFGSSSMPPRDKFAYTFDNLAGVIEEFTEKVGLKKYALYVQDYGAPVGYRLASKHPERVTAIVVQNGNAYTEGIANDFWTPIKAYWKEPNNKEKREALRPFTKLEATKWQYTHGAKNVEALSPDAWVHDQSGLDRPGNADVQLDLFLSYGSNPPLYPKWQEYFRKHQPPVLIAWGKNDQIFPPAGAEPYKRDLKTIEFHLLDTGHFALEEEGDTIAKLMRQFFATHVK from the coding sequence ATGTTCCGTTCTGCTTCAATCATGGCCGTGCTCGGCCTGTCCGCACTGCCCGCCCTCGCGGCCGACCCGCCGAAGGTCCGGTACAAGACGGTGAAGGTCGGCGAGCTCGACGTCTTCTACCGGGAGGCCGGGCCGAAGGACGCGCCCGCCGTCCTCCTGCTGCACGGGTTCCCGACCAGCTCGCACATGTTCCGCAACCTGATCCCGGCCCTCGCCGACAAGTACCACGTGATCGCCCCGGACTACCCGGGGTTCGGGAGCAGTTCGATGCCCCCGCGCGACAAGTTCGCGTACACCTTCGACAATCTGGCCGGGGTGATCGAGGAGTTCACGGAAAAGGTCGGGTTGAAGAAGTACGCACTCTACGTTCAGGACTACGGCGCGCCGGTCGGCTACCGGCTGGCGTCGAAGCACCCCGAGCGCGTGACCGCGATCGTGGTTCAGAACGGAAACGCTTACACCGAGGGGATCGCGAACGACTTCTGGACCCCGATCAAGGCGTACTGGAAGGAGCCGAACAACAAGGAGAAGCGCGAGGCGCTGCGGCCGTTCACCAAACTCGAAGCGACGAAGTGGCAGTACACGCACGGGGCCAAGAACGTTGAGGCACTCAGCCCCGATGCCTGGGTTCACGACCAGTCCGGGCTCGACCGGCCGGGCAACGCCGACGTCCAGCTCGACCTGTTCCTGAGCTACGGGAGCAACCCGCCGCTGTACCCCAAATGGCAGGAGTACTTCCGCAAGCACCAGCCGCCGGTGCTGATCGCCTGGGGCAAGAACGACCAGATCTTCCCGCCGGCGGGCGCCGAGCCGTACAAGCGCGACCTGAAGACGATCGAGTTCCACCTGCTCGACACCGGCCACTTCGCTCTGGAGGAAGAGGGCGACACGATCGCGAAGCTGATGCGCCAGTTCTTCGCGACGCACGTGAAGTAG
- a CDS encoding nuclear transport factor 2 family protein, with amino-acid sequence MATPPIIVPPFTFETALLKVRAAEDAWNSRDPDRVALAYTEDTVWRNRAEFPVGREQVRAFLARKWARELDYRLVKELWCFAADRIAVRFQYEWHDDTGHWFRSHGNELWEFDSRGLMRRREASINDRPIREADRKFYWPAPGPRPADHPGIPGAE; translated from the coding sequence ATGGCAACGCCCCCGATCATCGTCCCGCCGTTCACGTTCGAAACCGCGCTCCTGAAGGTGCGGGCCGCGGAGGACGCCTGGAACTCCCGCGACCCCGACCGCGTGGCCCTCGCGTACACGGAGGACACCGTGTGGCGGAACCGGGCCGAGTTCCCCGTCGGCCGCGAGCAGGTCCGCGCGTTCCTCGCCCGGAAATGGGCGCGCGAACTCGACTACCGGTTGGTGAAGGAGCTGTGGTGCTTCGCGGCCGACCGGATCGCGGTCCGGTTCCAGTACGAGTGGCACGACGACACCGGGCACTGGTTCCGCAGCCACGGCAACGAGTTGTGGGAGTTCGACTCGCGCGGGCTCATGCGCCGCCGCGAGGCCAGCATCAACGACCGCCCGATCCGCGAAGCCGACCGCAAGTTCTACTGGCCGGCGCCGGGCCCGCGCCCGGCCGATCACCCGGGTATCCCGGGCGCGGAATGA
- a CDS encoding carboxymuconolactone decarboxylase family protein, with product MSRLNTVDPTRAEGKAKTLLDAVKSKMGMVPNLTKVMANSPAALEAYLGFAGGLAGGTLPAKLKELLALDVGQANGCDYCVSAHSLLGKHAGLTADQILSGRKGTSEDPKTAAALAFARKLLATRGRATDADLAAVRDAGYTDGEITEIVAHVALNTLTNYLNNVAETEIDFPKAPPIDHHELCESIPGCDPTR from the coding sequence ATGAGCCGGCTCAACACGGTGGACCCGACCCGCGCCGAAGGCAAGGCGAAGACGCTGCTGGACGCGGTGAAGTCGAAGATGGGAATGGTTCCCAACCTGACGAAGGTGATGGCGAACTCGCCCGCGGCGCTGGAAGCGTATCTGGGCTTCGCCGGGGGCCTGGCCGGCGGCACCCTACCGGCGAAGCTCAAGGAACTGCTCGCTCTCGACGTGGGTCAGGCCAACGGCTGCGACTACTGCGTCTCGGCCCACTCGCTCCTGGGCAAGCACGCTGGGCTCACCGCGGACCAGATCCTCTCCGGTCGCAAGGGGACGTCCGAAGACCCGAAGACGGCTGCCGCGCTCGCCTTCGCACGGAAGCTGTTGGCTACACGTGGCCGGGCAACCGACGCCGACCTCGCGGCCGTTCGTGACGCCGGGTACACCGACGGCGAGATCACCGAGATCGTGGCGCACGTCGCGCTGAACACACTCACCAACTACCTCAACAACGTCGCCGAGACGGAAATCGACTTCCCGAAGGCGCCGCCGATCGATCACCACGAATTATGCGAGAGCATCCCCGGCTGCGATCCCACACGGTAA
- a CDS encoding DUF1559 domain-containing protein: MEQNPLANIYNYSVRFNDVANREAVKYPLPFMLCPSTPGGPRMHPKFPAVVPPGDTKWPAAACDYAGSAGPDAKLWTVTPPAVRYPQPANTNGFFVGTVQPGGHGRQYRDITDGSSNTIVLVESAARPEVWQAGKAVPGSGLEASASATYVSVCSWAEGNLFKVRGYTADGATWGGPCLINCTNYYAMYSFHPGAVNTGRVDGSVRTLRSSATPDVIAALLTIAGGEVVNDE, translated from the coding sequence ATGGAACAGAACCCGCTCGCGAACATCTACAACTATTCGGTCCGGTTCAACGACGTCGCCAACCGGGAGGCGGTGAAGTACCCGCTCCCGTTCATGCTCTGTCCGAGCACACCGGGCGGCCCTCGTATGCACCCCAAGTTCCCCGCCGTCGTCCCGCCCGGCGACACCAAGTGGCCCGCCGCCGCGTGCGACTACGCGGGCAGCGCCGGACCGGACGCGAAGCTCTGGACCGTCACGCCGCCGGCGGTGCGTTACCCGCAGCCCGCGAACACCAACGGGTTCTTCGTCGGCACCGTCCAGCCGGGCGGGCACGGGCGGCAGTACCGTGACATCACAGATGGCTCGTCGAACACGATCGTCCTCGTCGAATCGGCCGCGCGGCCCGAGGTGTGGCAGGCCGGCAAGGCGGTCCCCGGCTCCGGGCTGGAAGCGTCCGCGTCGGCGACTTATGTCTCCGTGTGCTCGTGGGCCGAGGGAAACCTGTTCAAGGTGCGGGGCTACACGGCCGACGGGGCCACCTGGGGCGGGCCGTGCCTGATCAACTGCACGAACTACTACGCGATGTACAGTTTCCACCCCGGCGCCGTCAACACCGGGCGGGTGGACGGATCGGTCCGCACCCTGCGGTCATCGGCCACCCCGGACGTGATCGCGGCACTGCTCACCATCGCGGGCGGCGAGGTGGTCAATGACGAGTAA
- a CDS encoding TetR/AcrR family transcriptional regulator yields the protein MPPRDKPAASARERILEAADRLFYRDGIRAAGVDTIIAEAGVAKMTLYAHFKSKDDLIAAYLRRRDQIVCAGMAAAVERFAAQSGDWLDALFAALKEWFVSPDFRGCAFINATAELPDPNHPGRIAVAEHKRNFTALLAEVLRKAGVQSPQDAAEVVALLIDGAIVAAVRDSSPAAADNALATTKKLLGRARVPN from the coding sequence ATGCCCCCCCGCGACAAACCCGCCGCCAGCGCCCGCGAGCGCATTCTGGAAGCGGCCGACCGCCTGTTCTACCGCGACGGGATCCGCGCCGCCGGCGTCGATACGATCATCGCGGAGGCCGGGGTCGCGAAGATGACCCTGTACGCGCACTTCAAGTCCAAAGACGACCTCATCGCCGCTTACCTGCGCCGCCGCGACCAGATCGTGTGCGCGGGGATGGCCGCAGCGGTCGAGCGGTTCGCGGCCCAATCCGGTGACTGGCTCGACGCTCTTTTTGCGGCGCTCAAGGAGTGGTTCGTGTCGCCCGATTTTCGCGGGTGCGCGTTCATCAATGCCACCGCTGAACTCCCCGACCCCAACCACCCCGGCCGCATCGCCGTGGCCGAACACAAACGAAATTTCACTGCGCTACTGGCCGAGGTGCTCCGCAAAGCGGGAGTCCAATCGCCCCAGGACGCCGCCGAAGTGGTCGCGCTCCTGATCGATGGTGCCATTGTCGCCGCCGTCCGTGACAGTTCCCCCGCCGCAGCCGACAACGCGCTCGCCACAACAAAGAAGCTCCTCGGGCGCGCGCGGGTTCCGAACTGA
- a CDS encoding DUF1559 family PulG-like putative transporter, producing MRALLVSLVVPLALLSAAAAAPVPKADPLPPATEAQLKASRDNLERITLACINYADANNGQMATNTADKDGNPLLSWRVAILPYVEQANLYKQFKRDEPWDSDHNKKLVEKMPKLYAPVRVQARAGETFYQVFAGPGALFGPKQPLFPTSIPDGTSNTGLVFEAGDPVPWSKPSDLPFNEKIPLPKLGGLFDGELHVGMCDGSVFRVKKDFDAGEMKKLIMPADGNVLDIDKLRK from the coding sequence ATGCGCGCGTTGTTGGTCTCGTTGGTGGTGCCGCTCGCGTTGCTTTCCGCCGCCGCGGCGGCCCCCGTACCCAAGGCCGATCCGCTCCCTCCCGCCACCGAGGCACAGCTCAAGGCATCGAGGGACAACCTCGAGCGGATCACTCTGGCCTGCATCAATTATGCGGACGCAAATAACGGCCAGATGGCGACGAACACCGCGGACAAGGACGGCAATCCGCTCCTGAGCTGGCGCGTCGCCATCCTGCCGTACGTCGAACAGGCCAACCTGTACAAGCAGTTCAAGCGGGACGAGCCCTGGGACAGCGATCACAACAAGAAGCTCGTCGAGAAAATGCCGAAGCTCTACGCCCCCGTCCGCGTCCAGGCGCGGGCCGGCGAGACGTTCTACCAGGTGTTTGCCGGCCCCGGGGCGCTATTCGGCCCCAAACAACCCCTGTTCCCGACCAGCATTCCCGACGGCACCTCGAACACCGGGCTCGTGTTCGAGGCGGGCGACCCGGTGCCCTGGTCGAAGCCGAGCGACCTGCCGTTCAACGAAAAAATTCCGCTCCCGAAACTCGGCGGACTGTTCGATGGGGAGTTGCACGTCGGCATGTGCGACGGGTCCGTATTCCGCGTGAAGAAGGACTTCGACGCGGGTGAGATGAAGAAGCTCATCATGCCCGCCGACGGGAACGTGCTCGACATCGACAAGCTCCGGAAGTGA
- the glgB gene encoding 1,4-alpha-glucan branching protein GlgB, producing the protein MSHEGESPKFQPFGSEAQPAPAPPSPPALPGEYGWFGPQDIYLFNEGSHLRLYDKLGSHPATVDSTAGFHFAVWAPNADYVSVVGDFNGWDRGKNPLKRIGSSGVWGAFIPGVKAGTCYKYHVAAPGGFTADKTDPFAFTCEIAPKSAAVTWDLAYQWNDAEWMADRKVKSAHDKPVSIYEVHLGSWMREADPPYHSLNYRDLAPKLAAYCADMGFTHVEFLPITEHPFFASWGYQTTGYFAATSRYGTPQDLMFLIDTLHQHGVGVILDWVPSHFATDAWALARFDGTCLYEHADARQGFHPDWGSFVFNYSRHEVRSFLLSSALFWLDKYHIDGLRVDAVASMLYLDYSRKQGEWIPNRYGGKENIDAISLLRRFNEEVYRHFPDVQTYAEESTAWAMVSRPTYVGGLGFGYKWDMGWMHDTLKYFMMDPVHRKHHQNDLTFRMLYAYNESFVMPLSHDEVVQGKGPLWDKMAGDEWQKFAGMRLLFAYQWGMTGKKLIFMGDEIAQRQEWRHDQSIDWHLLKFVPHKGVQSLVRDLNRLYAAEPALHELDNQPGGFEWIDCSDAANSVISCLRKGKGEDAIVMVFNFTPIPRPGYRVGVPGPGSWAEVLNTDAGTYGGTNVGNAGGVYAEYVPMHGQKYSVVLNLPPLGAVFFKGKV; encoded by the coding sequence ATGAGCCACGAAGGTGAGTCGCCAAAGTTCCAGCCGTTCGGGTCGGAGGCGCAGCCCGCGCCCGCCCCGCCGTCGCCGCCCGCGCTGCCGGGCGAGTACGGCTGGTTCGGTCCTCAGGACATTTACCTGTTCAACGAGGGCAGCCACCTGCGGTTGTACGACAAGCTCGGCTCGCACCCGGCCACGGTGGACAGCACCGCCGGCTTCCATTTCGCCGTCTGGGCGCCGAACGCCGATTACGTGAGCGTCGTCGGCGACTTCAACGGCTGGGACCGCGGCAAAAACCCGCTCAAGCGCATCGGCTCGTCCGGCGTGTGGGGCGCGTTCATTCCCGGCGTGAAGGCGGGCACCTGCTACAAGTACCACGTCGCCGCCCCCGGCGGGTTCACCGCCGACAAGACGGACCCGTTCGCGTTCACCTGCGAGATCGCGCCGAAATCGGCCGCGGTGACCTGGGACCTGGCGTACCAGTGGAACGACGCCGAATGGATGGCCGATCGGAAGGTGAAGAGCGCCCACGACAAGCCGGTCAGCATCTACGAGGTTCACCTCGGGTCCTGGATGCGCGAGGCCGACCCGCCGTACCACTCGCTCAACTACCGCGACCTCGCCCCGAAGCTGGCCGCGTACTGCGCGGACATGGGGTTCACCCACGTCGAGTTCCTGCCGATCACCGAGCACCCGTTCTTCGCCTCGTGGGGCTACCAGACGACCGGCTACTTCGCCGCCACCAGCCGGTACGGCACCCCGCAGGACCTGATGTTCCTCATCGACACCCTGCACCAGCACGGCGTCGGGGTCATCCTCGACTGGGTGCCGAGTCACTTCGCGACGGACGCGTGGGCGCTGGCCCGCTTCGACGGCACCTGCCTGTACGAACACGCGGACGCCCGCCAGGGCTTCCACCCCGACTGGGGCAGCTTCGTGTTCAACTACAGCCGGCACGAGGTGCGCAGCTTCCTGCTCTCGAGCGCGCTGTTCTGGCTGGACAAGTACCACATCGACGGGCTCCGCGTGGACGCCGTCGCGTCAATGCTGTACCTGGACTACTCGCGCAAGCAGGGCGAGTGGATTCCCAACCGGTACGGCGGCAAGGAGAACATCGACGCCATCTCGCTGCTGCGGCGGTTCAACGAGGAGGTGTACCGGCACTTCCCGGACGTGCAGACCTACGCCGAGGAGTCGACGGCGTGGGCAATGGTGTCCCGGCCCACCTACGTGGGCGGCCTGGGGTTCGGCTACAAGTGGGACATGGGCTGGATGCACGACACGCTCAAGTACTTCATGATGGACCCGGTCCACCGGAAGCACCACCAGAACGACCTCACGTTCCGGATGCTGTACGCGTACAACGAGAGCTTCGTGATGCCGCTCTCGCACGACGAGGTCGTGCAGGGCAAGGGGCCGCTGTGGGACAAGATGGCCGGGGACGAGTGGCAGAAGTTCGCCGGGATGCGGCTCCTCTTCGCGTACCAGTGGGGCATGACCGGCAAGAAGCTCATCTTCATGGGCGACGAGATCGCGCAGCGCCAGGAGTGGCGGCACGACCAGAGCATCGATTGGCACCTGCTCAAGTTCGTGCCGCACAAGGGCGTTCAGTCCTTGGTGCGTGACCTGAACAGGCTGTACGCGGCCGAACCGGCGCTGCACGAACTCGACAACCAGCCCGGCGGGTTCGAGTGGATCGACTGCTCCGATGCGGCCAACAGCGTCATCAGTTGCCTCCGCAAGGGCAAGGGCGAGGACGCGATCGTGATGGTGTTCAACTTCACCCCGATCCCGCGCCCCGGGTACCGCGTGGGCGTGCCCGGTCCCGGCTCGTGGGCCGAGGTGCTGAACACCGACGCCGGGACGTACGGCGGGACCAACGTCGGCAACGCGGGCGGGGTGTACGCCGAGTACGTGCCGATGCACGGGCAGAAATATTCCGTGGTGCTGAATCTGCCCCCGCTCGGCGCCGTCTTCTTCAAGGGCAAGGTGTGA